The Sphaerisporangium siamense genome includes the window GCTGGCGCGCGCGTGGGCGCCGGACGGGGTGCGCGTGAACTGCCTGCGCCCCGTCCGGGACCTCGCCGCGCCGCGGGACGCCGCGCGGGCCGCCGCCGGCGTGCTGCTGTCGGACCTGACCGGTCAGGTGATCGGCGTCTCCGCCGACCTGTGAGGCGGGCGGCCCGCGCTCAGGCGGCGGCGCCGTCCCGCGCGGGCCTGCTGAGCCTCGGCGGGCTGGTCAGGAAGCCCCAGCCCCAGGACAGGTGCATGGCCGCGTACACGACGGGCAGCCGCGCCAGCGCGGCGGCGGGCAGGTGGCGGCCGGTCAGGACCGAGCCCGCGAGGATCGCCACGGCGTAGCCGCCCGGGATCAGCAGGCCCGGCCAGAAGAACGGCGAGACGACCAGCCCCAGCAGCATCGCCACCACCGCGACCGGCGGCGCCAGGTAGCGCAGGTTGATCGTGCCCTCGTGGGTGCGGGAGACGACCCGGCGCCAGCGGCCGTAGTGGAAGTACTGCTTGGCCAGGGCCTTGACGGTCGGCCGCGGCCGGTAGGACACGCGCATGCGCGGCTGGAACCACACCAGGCCCCCGGTCTCGCGGATGCGGTGGTTCATCTCCCAGTCCTGGGCGCGCTGGAAGTGCTCGTCGTACCCGCCGACGCGGGCCAGCGCCTCGCGGCGGAACACGCCGAGGTACACGGTGTCGGCGGGCCCGGCCTCGCCGCCGGTGTGGAACCGGGCGTTGCCCACACCGATCTTGGAGGTCATGGCGCAGGCGACGGCCTTCTCGAACGGGGTGACGCCCTCGGCGGCCATGATGCCGCCCACGTTGTCGGCGCCGGTCTGTTCGAGCGTCTCGACCGCGACCCGCAGGTAGTCCTCCGGGAGCATGGCGTGGCCGTCGACCCGGGCGATGATGCCGCTCCGCGCCGCGCCGATGGCGGCGTTCAGCGCGTTCGGCGTGCGGCCGGTGGGGTTGGGCACGACCGTCACGCGGGGGTCCTCGGCCGCGAGGGCGTCGGCGACCTCCTGCGTACGGTCCTGGGACGGGCCCACGGCGAGGACGACCTCGATGGGGCCGTCGTAGCGCTGCGCGAGCACCTGGTGCACGGCCTCACGCAGGTGGCGCTCCTCGTTGAGCACCGGCATGACGACCGAGATGGGCGGCCAGACGCGTGTGGTGGGGCTTGTCCGGCTTGTTCGTGGCGAGTCGGGGAACTCCTTCATGGCGGCGCTCACGCTACTGTACGAGCGGGTGGGGACGGCAACCCACGGGCGCGCGGGAACGTCCTCACCGGGTGACGCGTTCTCGTCCTTGAGGGGGACACCACGGTGAGCGACGACGACTCCGCCGTCTCCGCCGTCCACGTGGGCGGCGACGCGTACGGCGGGGTGCGGCTGAACCAGCGCCGTACGCGGCGGGCGCGGGCGGGCGCGCGGGCGGTGACGATCACCGGGGCGCTGTCGGCGATGGTGCTGGCCGGGTCCGGTGTGCTGTGGTTCCTCTCGACGTACGCGACCAGTCAGATCAAGTCCGTGAAGGCGGGCACGGCCGGGTCCGACCCGCGGGGCGCGATGAACATCCTGCTGGTCGGGGTGGACAAGCGCG containing:
- a CDS encoding glycosyltransferase family 2 protein, with amino-acid sequence MKEFPDSPRTSRTSPTTRVWPPISVVMPVLNEERHLREAVHQVLAQRYDGPIEVVLAVGPSQDRTQEVADALAAEDPRVTVVPNPTGRTPNALNAAIGAARSGIIARVDGHAMLPEDYLRVAVETLEQTGADNVGGIMAAEGVTPFEKAVACAMTSKIGVGNARFHTGGEAGPADTVYLGVFRREALARVGGYDEHFQRAQDWEMNHRIRETGGLVWFQPRMRVSYRPRPTVKALAKQYFHYGRWRRVVSRTHEGTINLRYLAPPVAVVAMLLGLVVSPFFWPGLLIPGGYAVAILAGSVLTGRHLPAAALARLPVVYAAMHLSWGWGFLTSPPRLSRPARDGAAA